Proteins encoded by one window of Cyclobacteriaceae bacterium:
- the holA gene encoding DNA polymerase III subunit delta — translation MEASVKKILEKLKARKFDPVYFLQGEESYFIDYISDYIETHALSETEKSFNQVVVYGKDVAMATVLTHARRFPMMAERQVVIVKEAQDIQDIGRETGAKLLLDYLKQPVPSTVLVFCHKHKQLDKRKELGKSIEKLATTISGKKLYENQLPEFISEYAREKEVSIDAQAAYTLCQLVGNDLNRLTNEFDKVSLLLKPGESITVERVMSHVGVSKEYNIFELQKSVIQRDGLTAARIVNYFEQNTKRNPVIPVVAFLYSFFSKLLIAAQASDKSEKGLVSSLKISPYAVRDYSQALQHYQLMKIIENIMHLKTADLQLKGVDSGSADEGQILRELIYKLMH, via the coding sequence ATGGAAGCCAGTGTAAAGAAGATTCTAGAAAAACTGAAGGCGAGGAAATTCGATCCGGTCTATTTCCTGCAAGGCGAGGAGAGTTATTTTATCGACTACATTTCCGATTACATTGAAACTCATGCACTCTCGGAAACTGAGAAAAGCTTTAATCAGGTAGTGGTTTATGGAAAGGATGTAGCCATGGCTACTGTGCTTACACACGCCAGACGATTTCCCATGATGGCCGAACGGCAGGTGGTGATCGTTAAGGAAGCGCAGGATATTCAGGATATTGGACGGGAGACGGGTGCGAAACTACTTTTGGATTACCTGAAACAACCCGTACCCAGCACGGTGTTGGTTTTTTGCCATAAGCATAAGCAGCTTGATAAGCGGAAGGAGTTGGGAAAGAGCATAGAAAAACTCGCCACTACCATCTCGGGTAAAAAGCTTTACGAAAACCAACTCCCTGAATTTATCAGTGAATATGCCCGTGAAAAAGAAGTGAGTATTGATGCGCAAGCAGCTTACACCCTTTGTCAGTTGGTGGGTAACGATTTGAACCGGTTAACCAATGAATTTGATAAAGTTAGCCTGTTGCTCAAGCCGGGGGAGTCCATTACGGTGGAGCGGGTGATGAGTCATGTGGGGGTGAGTAAAGAATATAACATATTCGAGTTGCAGAAATCCGTAATTCAGCGCGATGGACTAACGGCTGCCCGGATTGTGAATTATTTTGAACAGAACACCAAGCGCAACCCGGTAATACCGGTTGTGGCATTTTTATATTCTTTTTTCAGCAAGCTTCTCATTGCGGCACAAGCTTCTGATAAAAGTGAAAAAGGATTGGTTAGTAGCTTGAAAATCAGTCCCTACGCTGTACGTGATTACAGTCAGGCTTTACAGCACTATCAGCTTATGAAGATCATTGAAAACATCATGCACCTGAAAACAGCCGATCTTCAATTGAAAGGCGTTGACTCGGGTTCAGCAGATGAAGGGCAGATACTTCGTGAACTGATTTATAAACTCATGCACTGA
- a CDS encoding ATP-binding protein, giving the protein MKNLGAYIKRGRFYEAVVEDGSDIIFIVDFNGSILYHNASVHETLGYRARSLVGKNFFDFILPEKLEEFKRQFKTSQKKAYNQKIEFQFLCKDKSYRFLEFNSINLKHKEKLNGLILDCRDITQRKKDAEELVRLQKAKEQFLANISHEIRTPINGIAGMASLLSKDQNKEERETYLNAIRHSAENLKVIINDILDLAAIESGKLKFETIGFNLADLLPSLISTFKYQAAEKKIALDYTLDEKANRILVGDPVRLNQILINLISNAVKFTHTGSILVNATVQKEQKGKCWIDISVTDTGVGIPEEKLKTIFESFSQADASVTRRYGGTGLGLTIAKQLVELQRGKITVKSKEHVGSVFSITIPYQTGTTRRIGLVSPVQKNNKTKEAGSKHLSVLLVEDNDINRLYAQSILRSWQCETDVAENGLVAIERLKSRPYDVVLMDIQMPVMDGYEATRVIRLMSQPVSSVPIIALTANATKADVDRCLEAGMNDYLSKPFTPEDLYNKLFEDLKLSAATPTKPPVSESTLYDLDYLRNVSGNNTEFIQEMIQTFTDTMPVSIERLEVAIANHNWEELSRVIHQIKPSLTLLGIHKLKDTAVILEEEFKKAFAQKKSEDQVESSLQILTEFIHLIKKAISELKQVKVTGA; this is encoded by the coding sequence ATGAAGAATCTGGGTGCTTATATAAAGCGCGGCCGCTTTTACGAAGCGGTTGTTGAAGATGGGTCTGATATCATTTTCATTGTCGACTTTAACGGCTCCATTCTATATCATAATGCCTCGGTTCATGAAACATTGGGGTATCGTGCACGCAGCCTCGTGGGCAAGAACTTTTTCGATTTCATTTTACCTGAAAAGCTTGAGGAGTTTAAAAGGCAATTCAAAACGAGTCAGAAGAAAGCCTATAACCAGAAGATAGAATTTCAGTTTCTCTGTAAAGACAAGTCGTACCGTTTCCTGGAGTTTAACTCCATCAACCTGAAGCATAAGGAAAAACTGAATGGGCTCATTCTCGACTGCCGCGACATCACACAACGAAAGAAGGATGCCGAAGAATTGGTTCGGTTGCAAAAAGCAAAGGAACAATTTCTGGCTAACATCAGCCACGAAATCAGAACGCCCATTAACGGCATTGCCGGTATGGCCAGTTTGCTTAGTAAAGATCAGAACAAGGAGGAGCGAGAGACATACCTGAATGCCATCAGGCATTCGGCCGAAAACCTGAAGGTGATCATTAACGACATCCTCGATCTGGCTGCCATTGAATCAGGCAAGTTAAAATTTGAGACGATTGGTTTTAACCTGGCTGATTTACTTCCTTCGCTCATCAGTACATTCAAGTATCAGGCTGCTGAGAAAAAAATTGCACTCGATTATACGCTTGATGAAAAAGCCAATCGAATATTGGTTGGTGACCCTGTGCGGTTGAATCAGATTCTGATTAACCTGATCAGCAATGCCGTAAAGTTTACACACACCGGATCTATTTTGGTAAATGCCACCGTGCAAAAGGAACAAAAGGGAAAATGTTGGATAGATATTTCGGTTACGGACACCGGTGTTGGTATTCCTGAAGAAAAGCTTAAAACCATTTTTGAAAGTTTTAGTCAGGCCGATGCCAGCGTTACCCGAAGATATGGCGGCACAGGATTGGGGTTGACCATTGCCAAACAATTAGTTGAACTGCAACGAGGAAAAATTACGGTTAAGAGTAAGGAACATGTCGGATCGGTCTTTTCCATTACCATTCCCTATCAAACAGGTACAACCAGGCGTATTGGATTGGTTTCTCCGGTTCAGAAAAACAATAAAACAAAAGAAGCCGGGTCGAAGCATTTAAGTGTTTTATTGGTTGAAGATAATGACATAAACCGGCTCTATGCACAAAGCATCTTACGGAGCTGGCAATGTGAAACCGATGTAGCAGAGAATGGTTTGGTAGCCATCGAGCGTTTAAAATCCCGCCCCTACGATGTCGTGTTAATGGATATTCAAATGCCGGTAATGGATGGATATGAAGCCACGCGGGTAATCAGGTTGATGAGCCAACCCGTAAGCTCGGTTCCGATCATTGCGCTTACGGCAAATGCTACCAAGGCAGACGTTGACCGATGCCTGGAAGCCGGCATGAATGATTACTTGTCTAAACCTTTTACACCTGAAGATTTATACAATAAATTATTTGAAGACTTAAAACTGAGTGCAGCTACGCCTACCAAACCTCCGGTTTCGGAATCAACGCTGTACGATCTGGATTACCTCAGGAATGTATCTGGTAACAACACGGAGTTTATTCAGGAGATGATTCAAACATTTACAGACACCATGCCCGTTTCCATTGAACGGCTGGAGGTAGCAATCGCCAATCACAATTGGGAAGAACTCTCACGGGTTATTCACCAGATTAAACCATCCTTAACCCTATTGGGTATTCATAAGTTGAAGGACACCGCGGTCATTCTGGAAGAAGAATTCAAAAAAGCTTTTGCCCAGAAAAAGAGCGAAGATCAGGTTGAGTCCAGTTTACAAATCCTAACCGAATTTATTCACCTGATTAAGAAAGCCATTAGTGAACTCAAGCAGGTGAAAGTAACTGGTGCTTAG
- a CDS encoding rhomboid family intramembrane serine protease, producing MPQSSIIGSSVIPFRLVFFMWLCFYLEQNYAWQISAYGIEPRTLKGLIGIFVGPMAHGDVYHLISNTIPLLFLGATLFYFYNAIAKAVFFRAYFWTNTLVWLFARPANHIGASGVVYGLAFFLIFFGIFRRDFRSIAISVITLFLYGSVFYGVLPGDPGISWESHLGGALVGITSAITFGARKRVG from the coding sequence ATGCCGCAATCCTCGATCATCGGAAGTTCTGTCATTCCGTTCCGTCTCGTTTTTTTTATGTGGCTTTGCTTTTACCTGGAGCAAAACTATGCCTGGCAAATCAGCGCTTACGGTATTGAACCCCGTACCTTAAAAGGACTGATTGGAATTTTTGTAGGCCCCATGGCGCATGGTGATGTATATCACCTGATATCGAATACCATTCCGTTGCTGTTTCTGGGAGCTACATTGTTCTATTTTTATAATGCTATAGCCAAAGCGGTTTTCTTTCGTGCCTATTTCTGGACGAACACATTGGTGTGGCTTTTTGCCCGGCCGGCCAATCACATTGGTGCTAGCGGGGTGGTTTACGGATTGGCGTTCTTTCTTATTTTCTTCGGCATATTCAGGCGCGATTTTCGTTCGATTGCCATTTCGGTGATCACCTTATTTTTATATGGAAGCGTCTTCTATGGTGTGCTTCCAGGCGATCCCGGAATATCATGGGAATCGCATTTGGGAGGCGCCTTGGTTGGTATTACATCAGCCATTACTTTTGGTGCCCGGAAACGAGTTGGATAA
- a CDS encoding sigma-54 dependent transcriptional regulator → MYEKDPLKIFVVEDDPAYTKFLKYVLGLNPDFEVEYFTTGKECLSNLHKNPSVITLDYSLPDQSGESVLEQVRSYDPNISVIIVSAQEKIGTAVELLKSGAFDYIAKDQDTKDRLLSSINHARNKSSLIKEIDHLKKEITEKYEFENSIIGKSTALKSVFQLMEKAVSTNISVSISGETGTGKELVAKAIHYNSKRKNKPFVAVNIAAIPRELIESELFGHEKGAFTGAVTKRIGKFEEAEGGTIFLDEIGEMDPSLQAKLLRVLQEREITRIGGNQVIKLDVRVISATHKDLGEEVKSGRFREDLYYRLLGMPINLPPLRERGNDVILIAKYFLDQFSKDNQLPKILISQEAQSRMLEYPFPGNIRELKSVIELAAVMCEDNLIQPQHITFGSAKRPEYLLSQEMTMQEYMYRIIRHYLTRYDNNVLEVAKRLDIGKSSLYRYLKEMEAAGI, encoded by the coding sequence ATGTACGAAAAGGACCCTTTAAAAATATTTGTTGTAGAAGACGACCCTGCCTATACCAAATTTCTGAAATATGTGTTGGGGCTTAACCCCGATTTTGAAGTAGAGTATTTCACTACCGGTAAAGAGTGTCTGTCGAACCTGCACAAGAACCCATCCGTGATCACACTCGACTACTCCCTGCCCGATCAATCGGGTGAGAGCGTGTTGGAGCAGGTCAGAAGCTACGATCCCAACATCAGTGTGATTATCGTATCGGCACAGGAGAAGATTGGAACGGCCGTAGAGTTACTGAAATCAGGTGCGTTCGATTACATCGCGAAAGATCAGGATACGAAAGATCGCCTGCTCAGTTCCATCAACCATGCACGAAACAAATCTTCTCTCATAAAAGAGATTGATCATCTCAAGAAGGAAATCACTGAGAAGTACGAATTTGAAAACAGCATCATCGGCAAGAGTACAGCCTTGAAGTCTGTATTTCAGCTAATGGAAAAGGCCGTCAGCACCAACATTTCAGTTTCCATATCAGGCGAAACAGGAACGGGTAAAGAGCTGGTGGCCAAGGCTATACATTACAATAGCAAAAGAAAAAATAAGCCATTTGTAGCCGTTAATATTGCGGCTATACCACGCGAATTAATTGAAAGCGAGTTATTTGGGCATGAGAAAGGCGCATTTACCGGTGCCGTGACAAAGCGGATTGGGAAGTTTGAAGAAGCCGAAGGCGGAACAATTTTTCTGGATGAAATCGGAGAAATGGACCCCTCATTGCAGGCTAAGCTATTGCGCGTTTTGCAGGAGCGCGAAATCACCCGCATCGGTGGAAACCAGGTTATCAAACTTGATGTGCGCGTGATTTCGGCCACCCATAAAGACCTGGGTGAAGAAGTGAAAAGCGGCCGGTTTCGTGAAGACCTGTACTACCGGTTATTAGGTATGCCCATTAACCTCCCTCCCCTTCGCGAACGCGGTAACGATGTAATTCTAATAGCGAAATATTTTCTTGACCAATTTTCGAAAGACAATCAGTTGCCCAAAATACTCATCTCGCAAGAGGCACAGTCGCGGATGCTGGAATACCCGTTTCCAGGTAACATCCGCGAGTTGAAATCAGTCATCGAACTGGCGGCAGTTATGTGTGAGGACAACCTGATTCAACCGCAGCACATCACCTTCGGCAGTGCCAAACGGCCAGAATATCTACTCAGCCAGGAGATGACTATGCAGGAATACATGTACCGGATTATCCGGCATTACCTCACCCGCTATGATAACAATGTTTTGGAGGTGGCTAAACGTCTGGATATTGGTAAATCATCACTTTACCGATACCTGAAAGAGATGGAGGCTGCAGGTATTTAG